The window TCTGGGTTGGTAAAAAAAATCTTAGACTTTGGAGCAGTGGTAGAAATCTTACCTGGAGTAGATGGGCTTCTACATATATCTCAATTAGCAGATCATAAAGTAAGTAATGTTGAAGATATCCTAAAAGTAGGAGATACTGTCAAAGTAAAAGTTGTAGAAATAGACAGCACAGGAAAAATAAGGCTTAGCAAAATTGCAGTAGTAAGAGAAGAAAATGGAGAAAAGATAGATTTAAAAGATTATGCTCAACCAAAACCTAGACAACATTCAGGCAAAGGTCATCGTTCCTCTGGAGGAAAGCGCAATTTTAACCGAGGAAATCAACGCTAAGGAGGCTATTTATGCCTATATTTGAATTTAAATGCATGAAGTGTGGTCATATCCAAGAATTTATCTTAAAAAATAATGATGAAGCAATAGAGTTAAAATGCGAAAAATGCGGAGGAGAAGAACTTAGTAGAATTTTAAGTCAAGTCTCCTATACTGTCTCTTCTCCTTCAGGAAAAGCAACCTTAACTAGTAAACGTTGTGGATCTAATTCTTGTACTACTATGACCTTACCTGGCTCAGATTAAAAAAAATAAGGCAGGATAATTCCTGCCTTTTATTACTTATTATATTTTTTATGACATTCTCCACATAAAATAGGCCCTTTATGTTGTTTTAAATGACATCCTTTGCATAACTTATGATAAGCATCTTGCAGATTAAGGACCTTATCTTTTATTTTATGACAATCAACACATTTTTGATCTTCAGAAGATTCATCTTCTATAATCTTACCATCTCTATAAATATGATGACATAACACACAATTATCTTCTATACGAGCTAACTGATTATGTTTATCATGATAAAATTTTACTTGAGGACGTTTAGTTTTAACAAATTCATTTCCCAATAACAAATAATCTTGTTCTGTTTGCGCAAAAACAATAAATGAAAAATTACTTAAGAAAAAAAATAAAGCCAACCCAATTACAAAACATAACTTACTTCTATACCACTGCATTTGACTTCTCCATACATTCATAAATAATATCTCCCAAAAACTTCAACTGCATTTCCAATTTATAGTAGTGAATAATATCTTCTAATCCACCATGACAATTATGACACGGAGCAATTACTATTTTAACGCCTGTCGCCTTTAATTGTTCTGCTTTTATTTTATTACCTAATACTCTAGTAAGTTTAAAAGGTGGCCCACAATTTATAACTCCTCCTCCTGCACAGCAGCAATAATTATGTTCTCTATTAGGATACATTTCAACAAAATTAGAACAAAAAGCTTTAATAACTTCTCTTAACATTTCATGAAGTCCCATTCCCCGAACAATATTACAAGGATCATGTAAAGTAACAGGTTCTTCAAATTTTTTAGCAACTTTTAATTTACCTTCTTGAAGCAATTCCCAATAAAATTGTACTGCGTGAATAATAGGAATAGGCATATCTCTCCATCCTAACCATCTATTTCCTGTATCATAAATAGAACGATATGCATGTCCACATTCACCCATTACTATTTTTTTAACCTTCAAACGCATTGCTGTTTCAAAATGAAGCCTTTTTAATCTTCCCATTAACTCATAATCTCCCACATACATAGCCATATCACTATTATCCCAACCAGGAGTTGCAGGCATAGTCCAACTTACTCCTGCTTCATTCATAATCACAGCTGCTTGATATATTAGTTGAGTCCTAAACTTTGGTTCAGGTCCTATAACTGAATACATTATATCTGCACCTTCTTTTTCCAAAGGAATCCGTAAATTTGGAATCTCATCTCTTGCTTCATCTTCTTGCCATTGAATACTATCAATCCATTCATCATCTTTTACCCACATTTGGTTCATGGTAGCAGAATGACTATGAGCAGTATCCTGAATATATTGAGGTGTAACTCCTAATTTATGGCAAATACGTCGGACAATACTCAACAAATAAGCCATATCAATACCAAAAGGACAATATAAAGAACATCTTTTACATAAATTACACTCCGTATAGGCAATTACTGCAGAACGCAAAATAAAGCCTGGACTAACTTTCCCTTCTCTTTTTACCATCTCCCATATAGTTTGTTTAACTTTGCCCACAGGAGAATACTTTGGGTCTCTATCATGAGATAAAAAAAAGTGACAGGCATCTGCACATAAACCGCAATGAACACAAGTGTCTAAATAGGCTCTAAGCCTAGCACCTGTCTCTTTAGAAATAATTTCTTTTATTGTTTGCTGAATTTTATCCTCTGTTAAATTCTTAACTCCCTCTACCAAACCTATATCTTCTGGGAAATATGCCATAATTTAACCTCTTCTAATTTTTTTACCAATCTTTTGCATGTCTAACTCCCCCAAACTCAGAACCAGTATAAGCTCGTACTAGAGGGGCAAAAATCATATGCACTAAACGTGTAAAAGGAATAACTATCAATAAAATCTCTCCAAACAATATATGAAGAATAAGCATTAAAGAATAATTGAACCATTGATGATAAGCTAAAAAACCAAACAAAAAAGGTAAAAATACTAATAAAATAAGAACATAATCTGTAAAAGAAGTTACAAACCTAACCTCTCGTACAAATATTTTTCTTAAAACAAAAAAGATACAACTAAATAAGACAAATACAGTTAATATGTCTGCGACCCAATTAGGAATAGTAATAAAATAAACATTAAAATATTCTTTTAATAAGATATTATGAGCAGATAAAAAAATAGGGGTAATAATAACTCCGATATGAAAACAAAACGAGATAAAGGTCATAATCCAATGTCTTCTCATATTTGTTGTTCCAAAAGGAATAGACCAGTGTAGTATTGATCTTAAAGCAAACTTAAGGTTAAAATATCTTAAAACAACTTCATCTCTACTTTTAGCTAAAAAAGTAATACTTGCTAGTCTATAAAGAGACCCACCTAAAAAAATACCCCACGTAATCCATGCACCTGGTCCTAATAAAAAAGTATATACATTATGCATCAACATCCTCCAAAAGCATCTAAACTAATCACACGTCTATAATATGTATCTCCTTTTATACCTCGAATGAGAATCTTTTTACTATCTGGGCTAAATATGGGTTGGGCTAAAACATCGAAACTATCTTTATATTCAATACCATTGACCACAATAGTGTATTGATTATTTTTTTCAGCCTTTATAGCCACATGTTCAGAATTAGAACTAAATACAGGTCTCCAAAGCATAGAGTAACTATTGGGCCATACTTTATCATCTATTACTAAATGCCATGTTTTTTTATTCTTCCCGATTGCAGCTACTCTCTCTCCATTTGGACTAAAAACTAAATCAGTAATCAAAGAACAAAAATGCGTATTCCAAATTCTACCATCTACCACTATAGTCCACATTCCAAATTGCGAAGCGCAAATAGCTGCAATATGTTTACCATTGGCACTAAACTGTTGATTCCAAAGTTGTACAAATTTATTAGGCCAAAGCAGATTTCCATCTATTGCCATACCCCATTTACCATTTATTCTAACAGGCGCTATTACTGAATTATTTAAAGGATTAAAACAAGGCTCCCAAACACAGGAAAAGGTTTTATCCCAACACTTACCATCTACAGCTACACTATATTCATATAAAGATAACCTGACTTGGGCAGCTACTTTATCACCACGTTTGTTAAACACAGGTGTCCAAACGTTTACAAAACTAGTTGGCCACTTTATCCCGTCTATTGCTACGCTATAACATCCTTGCTGAAATTTAAAAATATCTCCTTGTCCAAAAGACTTGATTTGAACTACAGCCGCTGTTTTTTTTCCATTGCAACTTAATATAAACTGATTAGCATTTTCATAAAAATTAGACCAAACTTTATCATTTAAGGCCATTGCATACTGCATATCCTTTTGCACAGCTACAGCAATACTTTTATCTTCCTCACTAAATAAAAGATTCCAAACAAAATCAAATTTATTAGACCATAATTCACCATCTACACATACAGTGTGAGAATCATCGTCTACTACTAAGCCCACTAACGTATTCCACGGCGAATAACGTAAATACCAAATTCGGGAGAAATTAGAATCCCATAATTTACCATTCTCCCAAACGCTAAAGTTACCTTCTCCTTTATTTACAATAACTCCAATTTTTTTGCCATTATTACTAAACTGAAACTCTTCTATCCAAGAAAACTGCTGTAAGGCACTTAAAGAAAATGATTCTTCTCCTATATCCCAATCCTGTTGCTCCATATTCTCTCCTTTATTCTTGCCCAATAGTAATTAATTTAAATCTTAAATCTTCCCACCAGTTGTTTTAATTTTTTAGAAAGTAAAGTAAGCTGTTTTGCACTTTCTCTTAATTGTTCACTACTAGTAGTCATTTCATTAGAAACCACAGTAACCTCTTCAATCTCCTTTCCTACTTCTTTTGCGTTCTCTCCAACCCTTGCCAAATTCTCATTACTTTCACCTACAGCAGAAGATACCTGACCTACATTTTCTGCAATCTCTCTTGTGGTTACTGATTGTTCTTCTATTGCCGCAGCAACTGTAGTAACTATTTGATCCATTTCTTGGATAATCTTAGTAATCTCTGTAATTTCTGAAACAGTTAGACCTGTAGCATCTTGAATGCCTTTTATTTTATTTTTTATTTCTTCAGTAGCTTGAGCTGTTTGCTGCGCAAGTTCTTTAATTTCATTGGCAACTACAGCAAACCCTTTGCCAGCCTCTCCAGCTCTAGCAGCCTCAATAGTAGCATTTAAAGCCAATAAATTAGTTTGAGATGATATTGCATTAATTGTTTCGGTCACAGTAGTAATTTCTGTAGCAGCTTTTCCTAATTCATTTACTTTTTCACTTACAATATGGGCTTTCCCAACTGCAGAAGAGGTAATACTCTTTGCTTTTTCTGTATTAGAAGCTATCTCACTAATAGTAGCACTCATCTCCTCAGCAGCAGAAGCAATCGTATTGGCATTGATTGAAAGTTCTTCCATAGCACTAGAAACCGAAGTAATATTTTCTACAATCTCTTGGGTAGAATCAGATACTACCCTTGCCTTTTCTTCCATTTGCTCTGCCCTAGAGGCAGTGCTATCTGCTATTGTATTTAACTCATCTGAAGAAGAGGTTACCTTTTCTGTACTAGAAATAACCTCTTTTAATACATCCCTTGTATTTTTAGCCATTGTATTTAAAGAATCTACCAATGTTCCTATTGCATCATCTGCTTGATAAGAAAAAGAAACTCTATAATCACCCTGAGCCATTTTTTTACTTACTTCTGCTATATTAAATAATTGTTTTGAAATAAAACGAACAATAAGAACAGCTATTAAAATTCCTATAATACCTATAATACCACCACCAACAATATCCTGAATTAAAATTTCTTTATCAATATCTCTTGTCATCTCTTTATAATTTAAACCAAAGCCTATATACCAATCCCAAGGAGCAAAGTAACGAATATAACTAACTTTCTTTTCTCCGTTAAATACATATTCTACAAAACTTTTGTCTGTTGCTTGTTTAAATTTTTCTCCTATTCCGCCACTAAGATTAAAAATATTCTTATTTAAAATTGCAGCATTTGGATGATAAACAAACCTACCCTTTGAATTATAAACAAAGAAATATCCACTACCTCCTAACTTAGTTTCTGCTAAAAGATCCTTAAATTCTTTAGATAAAATTTTAACTCCTACAAAAATAACAGCAATAATATTATTTTTTATATCTTTCATTGGTTTATATGCACTAAGATACCATTCACCACCAACAATATCTTTTCCATAATATACTTTTCCTTGCATAACTGTCTTATATATCACACTATTACTAGAAATATATTCTCCTATATCTCTTGTCCCATCTTTTTTAATAACGTTTGTGGAAAT is drawn from Desulfonauticus submarinus and contains these coding sequences:
- a CDS encoding FmdB family zinc ribbon protein, which codes for MPIFEFKCMKCGHIQEFILKNNDEAIELKCEKCGGEELSRILSQVSYTVSSPSGKATLTSKRCGSNSCTTMTLPGSD
- the tmcA gene encoding acidic tetraheme cytochrome c3 TmcA encodes the protein MQWYRSKLCFVIGLALFFFLSNFSFIVFAQTEQDYLLLGNEFVKTKRPQVKFYHDKHNQLARIEDNCVLCHHIYRDGKIIEDESSEDQKCVDCHKIKDKVLNLQDAYHKLCKGCHLKQHKGPILCGECHKKYNK
- the tmcB gene encoding electron transfer complex ferredoxin TmcB; this encodes MAYFPEDIGLVEGVKNLTEDKIQQTIKEIISKETGARLRAYLDTCVHCGLCADACHFFLSHDRDPKYSPVGKVKQTIWEMVKREGKVSPGFILRSAVIAYTECNLCKRCSLYCPFGIDMAYLLSIVRRICHKLGVTPQYIQDTAHSHSATMNQMWVKDDEWIDSIQWQEDEARDEIPNLRIPLEKEGADIMYSVIGPEPKFRTQLIYQAAVIMNEAGVSWTMPATPGWDNSDMAMYVGDYELMGRLKRLHFETAMRLKVKKIVMGECGHAYRSIYDTGNRWLGWRDMPIPIIHAVQFYWELLQEGKLKVAKKFEEPVTLHDPCNIVRGMGLHEMLREVIKAFCSNFVEMYPNREHNYCCCAGGGVINCGPPFKLTRVLGNKIKAEQLKATGVKIVIAPCHNCHGGLEDIIHYYKLEMQLKFLGDIIYECMEKSNAVV
- the tmcC gene encoding TmcC family electron transfer complex membrane anchor subunit → MHNVYTFLLGPGAWITWGIFLGGSLYRLASITFLAKSRDEVVLRYFNLKFALRSILHWSIPFGTTNMRRHWIMTFISFCFHIGVIITPIFLSAHNILLKEYFNVYFITIPNWVADILTVFVLFSCIFFVLRKIFVREVRFVTSFTDYVLILLVFLPFLFGFLAYHQWFNYSLMLILHILFGEILLIVIPFTRLVHMIFAPLVRAYTGSEFGGVRHAKDW
- the tmcD gene encoding electron transfer complex subunit TmcD, with protein sequence MEQQDWDIGEESFSLSALQQFSWIEEFQFSNNGKKIGVIVNKGEGNFSVWENGKLWDSNFSRIWYLRYSPWNTLVGLVVDDDSHTVCVDGELWSNKFDFVWNLLFSEEDKSIAVAVQKDMQYAMALNDKVWSNFYENANQFILSCNGKKTAAVVQIKSFGQGDIFKFQQGCYSVAIDGIKWPTSFVNVWTPVFNKRGDKVAAQVRLSLYEYSVAVDGKCWDKTFSCVWEPCFNPLNNSVIAPVRINGKWGMAIDGNLLWPNKFVQLWNQQFSANGKHIAAICASQFGMWTIVVDGRIWNTHFCSLITDLVFSPNGERVAAIGKNKKTWHLVIDDKVWPNSYSMLWRPVFSSNSEHVAIKAEKNNQYTIVVNGIEYKDSFDVLAQPIFSPDSKKILIRGIKGDTYYRRVISLDAFGGC
- a CDS encoding methyl-accepting chemotaxis protein → MLNKMKFTTKLYLGIGLSLALIVFLLTFLSVYKARKGIVYLGKQSVEELTSSVYNFVRINNRVLMKKLRGDLKLLEAKLDEVGTFYLDKNNKINLTLIDKSNNKQEVSVPSLVLGGKVVYKDYELLDRLKKRIDLTATIFQVIPGKLVKISTNVIKKDGTRDIGEYISSNSVIYKTVMQGKVYYGKDIVGGEWYLSAYKPMKDIKNNIIAVIFVGVKILSKEFKDLLAETKLGGSGYFFVYNSKGRFVYHPNAAILNKNIFNLSGGIGEKFKQATDKSFVEYVFNGEKKVSYIRYFAPWDWYIGFGLNYKEMTRDIDKEILIQDIVGGGIIGIIGILIAVLIVRFISKQLFNIAEVSKKMAQGDYRVSFSYQADDAIGTLVDSLNTMAKNTRDVLKEVISSTEKVTSSSDELNTIADSTASRAEQMEEKARVVSDSTQEIVENITSVSSAMEELSINANTIASAAEEMSATISEIASNTEKAKSITSSAVGKAHIVSEKVNELGKAATEITTVTETINAISSQTNLLALNATIEAARAGEAGKGFAVVANEIKELAQQTAQATEEIKNKIKGIQDATGLTVSEITEITKIIQEMDQIVTTVAAAIEEQSVTTREIAENVGQVSSAVGESNENLARVGENAKEVGKEIEEVTVVSNEMTTSSEQLRESAKQLTLLSKKLKQLVGRFKI